The following are from one region of the Paracoccus sp. S3-43 genome:
- a CDS encoding zinc-binding dehydrogenase — protein MRGNIHTTFGEPADVLIVSDSAIPQPGPGQVRIRTILSPIHNHDLWTVRGSYGYKPELPAIGGSEAVGTIDALGADVTGVTVGQRVAVAGVHGAWAEYFVAPATALVPVPDAISDEAAAQLIAMPFSAISLLEFLDVKSGDWVIQNTANGAVGKILARLATARGVHVVNLVRRDAGVDELSAVGIGNAVSTATEGWQDRVRAITGGASIRAAVDSIGGTASKDLLSLLGENGLLVSFGTMNGEPMQIASGDLIFKQAVVKGFWGSKVSEAMPTDTKIRLIGELLRLVATGELDLPVEAVFAFEQITDAVKASLAPGKKGKVLLRP, from the coding sequence ATGCGCGGCAACATTCACACCACGTTTGGCGAACCGGCCGACGTCCTGATCGTGTCGGACAGCGCCATCCCGCAGCCCGGTCCCGGTCAGGTACGCATCAGGACCATCCTGTCGCCGATCCACAATCACGACCTCTGGACGGTGCGTGGCAGCTATGGCTACAAGCCCGAGCTGCCTGCCATCGGCGGCTCGGAAGCGGTCGGCACCATCGACGCCCTGGGCGCGGATGTGACGGGCGTGACAGTTGGGCAGCGGGTCGCGGTCGCGGGCGTTCATGGCGCTTGGGCGGAGTATTTTGTGGCACCTGCCACCGCACTGGTTCCTGTCCCGGACGCCATTTCAGACGAAGCGGCTGCGCAGCTTATCGCCATGCCGTTCAGCGCAATCTCGTTGCTGGAATTTCTTGACGTCAAAAGCGGGGACTGGGTGATCCAGAACACCGCAAATGGCGCGGTTGGCAAGATTCTGGCAAGGTTGGCCACGGCGCGCGGTGTGCATGTCGTCAACCTTGTGCGCCGCGATGCCGGGGTCGACGAACTTTCCGCAGTTGGAATCGGCAATGCTGTCTCAACAGCGACCGAGGGCTGGCAGGACCGCGTGCGGGCGATCACCGGCGGTGCATCCATTCGCGCGGCGGTGGATTCCATCGGCGGCACGGCCAGCAAAGACCTGCTGTCGCTTCTTGGTGAAAACGGGCTGCTGGTGTCCTTCGGCACGATGAACGGGGAACCGATGCAGATCGCCTCGGGCGACCTGATCTTCAAGCAGGCTGTGGTGAAGGGATTTTGGGGCTCCAAGGTCAGCGAGGCCATGCCGACCGACACGAAAATCCGTCTGATCGGCGAGCTGCTACGCCTTGTCGCCACAGGCGAACTGGACCTGCCGGTCGAGGCGGTGTTTGCGTTTGAGCAAATCACCGATGCCGTCAAGGCCTCCCTTGCGCCGGGCAAGAAGGGCAAAGTGCTGCTGAGGCCGTGA
- a CDS encoding organic hydroperoxide resistance protein: MKIFYKTRATAIGGRSGHTALDDGSLALDLTAPNSGKPGANPEQLFAMGYAACFDSALHHVAQVRKLALSGSKTSAEVGIGQLPDGGFKLDIDIHVKLSGLDEATARDLVEATHQVCPYSNATHNNIDVRLHVTTV; encoded by the coding sequence ATGAAGATTTTCTACAAAACACGCGCCACGGCCATCGGTGGCCGCTCGGGCCACACGGCGCTGGATGACGGCAGCCTTGCGCTCGACCTGACGGCGCCGAACTCCGGCAAGCCGGGCGCGAACCCGGAACAGCTCTTCGCCATGGGGTATGCTGCCTGTTTTGACAGCGCATTGCACCATGTCGCCCAGGTTCGAAAACTGGCACTGAGCGGCAGCAAAACATCAGCCGAAGTCGGTATCGGCCAACTGCCGGATGGCGGGTTCAAGCTGGACATCGACATCCATGTTAAACTCTCCGGTCTGGATGAGGCCACGGCGCGCGACCTGGTCGAGGCGACGCATCAGGTCTGCCCCTATTCCAATGCGACACATAATAACATCGATGTGCGCCTGCACGTCACCACTGTGTAA